A single window of Gossypium arboreum isolate Shixiya-1 chromosome 13, ASM2569848v2, whole genome shotgun sequence DNA harbors:
- the LOC108461355 gene encoding deSI-like protein At4g17486: MLCRMVLMSRKKKVGSVPVYLNVYDLTPINGYAYWFGLGIYHSGVQVHGVEYGFGAHEHSTTGIFEVEPKQCPGFTFRKSILIGRTDLGPKDVRSFMEKLAKEYSGNSYHLITKNCNHFCNDVCIQLVGKPIPRWVNRLARLGFLCNCVLPAGLNETKVRQVRSESTGQEVEKKKLRSHSNRYIPSSTTPLPPSLTCPPDSTTTTNGRQKRRLRSSSQSSLIHTSSTSSLSLKV, from the exons ATGCTTTGTAGAATGGTGTTGATGTCCCGGAAAAAGAAAGTCGGATCGGTTCCGGTTTACttgaatgtatatgatttgaCTCCGATTAATGGATACGCTTATTGGTTTGGCCTTGGGATCTATCATTCTGGTGTTCAAG TTCATGGGGTTGAATATGGTTTTGGAGCGCATGAGCATTCAACGACTGGAATTTTTGAAGTGGAACCAAAGCAATGTCCTGGTTTCACATTTAGGAAATCTATTTTGATTGGAAGGACAGATTTAGGTCCGAAAGATGTCCGCTCGTTCATGGAGAAACTTGCTAAAGAGTACTCGGGGAATTCGTACCATCTCATCACCAAGAACTGCAACCATTTCtgcaatgatgtgtgtattcagtTGGTAGGGAAGCCGATTCCGCGTTGGGTTAATCGTCTTGCTAGATTGG GTTTCCTTTGCAACTGTGTTCTCCCAGCAGGGTTGAACGAGACGAAGGTTCGCCAAGTTAGATCCGAAAGTACTGGTCAAGAGGTAGAGAAGAAGAAGCTGAGAAGCCATTCGAATAGATATATACCTTCTTCCACTACCCCTCTACCCCCTTCTTTGACTTGTCCTCCTGACTCTACAACAACAACAAACGGTAGACAAAAGCGACGTCTTCGATCTTCATCACAATCATCTTTGATTCACACATCTTCGACCTCGAGTTTGAGCTTGAAGGTTTAA